From one Plantibacter flavus genomic stretch:
- a CDS encoding glycoside hydrolase family 35 protein — protein MTKFADTVGPAVPLVIDDTVRRAPAALHWRDGRLLRDGAPHSVRSGSLHYFRVVPEQWRDRMLRFVDLGLNSIDTYIPWNFHQPRADAAPSFSGWRDVGRFMETAADLGLDVLLRPGPYICAEWSNGGLPAWLTARDIALRSSDPGYQRPVETWFEELIPRLTPYQAVHGGPVVAVQVENEYGSYGDDAEHPGWLAALLRRLGVQELLYTADGPTDVMIDGGSIPGIMMAATLGSKPDEARALLRSRRPDEPFFVAEFWNGWFDHWGQPHHVRDARNAATVARDILADGGSISIYMAHGGTNFGLWSGANIVEGELRPTITSYDSDAPIAEDGRFTDKFFALREVLGVADEPLRSPEVRFLPEGSVPLQRGVGLLDALAELGDPVSPRSSAPPSFEDLGVDGGLVFYEADALLPDRPVDLVFDGVADRALVFLDGAFQATITGSGTVTVTGSGLVSKLTVVVENLGRVNYGPQLGAEKGLLGPVLVERRLVHGWRARPVALDQLDPLHLRAVVDRTVDPTTAASGGGGLSSATFVVDEPLDTHLRLPGSTKGFVWVNGALLGRYWNIGPQQTLYVPGPLLRSGTNRIVVLELHEAGSTVEFVDRPELGPTEEYVEEF, from the coding sequence ATGACGAAGTTCGCCGACACCGTCGGTCCAGCCGTTCCACTCGTGATCGACGACACCGTGCGGCGGGCTCCGGCCGCACTGCACTGGCGGGACGGCCGGCTCCTCCGCGATGGGGCGCCGCACTCCGTGCGGTCCGGATCGCTGCACTACTTCCGCGTCGTGCCGGAGCAGTGGCGCGATCGGATGCTGCGCTTCGTCGACCTCGGGCTCAACTCGATCGACACCTACATCCCGTGGAACTTCCACCAGCCACGCGCGGACGCGGCACCGAGCTTCTCCGGTTGGCGTGACGTCGGCCGGTTCATGGAGACGGCGGCCGATCTGGGGCTCGACGTCCTGCTGCGACCGGGCCCGTACATCTGTGCGGAGTGGTCGAACGGCGGCCTGCCCGCTTGGCTCACCGCCCGCGACATCGCGCTCCGCAGCTCGGACCCCGGATACCAGCGGCCGGTCGAGACGTGGTTCGAGGAGCTCATCCCCCGGCTCACGCCGTACCAGGCGGTCCACGGCGGCCCGGTCGTCGCCGTGCAGGTCGAGAACGAGTACGGCAGCTACGGCGACGACGCAGAGCACCCCGGGTGGCTCGCCGCGCTGCTGCGTCGCCTCGGCGTGCAGGAACTGCTGTACACCGCGGACGGGCCCACCGACGTGATGATCGACGGCGGTTCCATCCCCGGGATCATGATGGCGGCGACCCTCGGCTCGAAGCCGGACGAGGCGCGCGCCCTCCTGCGGAGTCGGCGCCCGGACGAGCCGTTCTTCGTCGCCGAGTTCTGGAACGGGTGGTTCGACCACTGGGGGCAGCCGCACCACGTGCGGGACGCGCGGAACGCCGCAACGGTGGCCCGCGACATCCTGGCCGACGGCGGGAGCATCAGCATCTACATGGCGCACGGCGGCACGAACTTCGGGCTCTGGTCCGGAGCCAACATCGTCGAGGGCGAACTGCGTCCGACCATCACGAGCTACGACTCCGACGCGCCGATCGCCGAGGACGGCCGGTTCACGGACAAGTTCTTCGCCCTGCGGGAGGTCCTCGGCGTCGCAGACGAACCGCTGCGATCCCCCGAGGTGCGGTTCTTGCCGGAGGGCAGCGTGCCCCTCCAGCGCGGCGTCGGGCTCCTGGACGCACTCGCTGAGCTCGGCGACCCCGTGAGCCCGCGGTCGTCCGCGCCGCCGTCGTTCGAGGACCTCGGCGTCGACGGCGGTCTCGTCTTCTACGAGGCGGATGCTCTGCTTCCCGATCGCCCGGTCGACCTCGTGTTCGACGGCGTCGCAGACCGCGCCCTCGTCTTCCTCGACGGGGCGTTCCAGGCCACGATCACCGGCTCGGGCACGGTCACCGTGACCGGTTCCGGCCTGGTGTCGAAGCTGACCGTGGTCGTCGAGAACCTCGGCCGCGTGAACTACGGTCCGCAGCTGGGCGCCGAAAAGGGCCTGCTGGGGCCCGTCCTCGTCGAACGCCGGCTCGTGCACGGCTGGCGGGCGCGACCGGTGGCCCTCGACCAGCTGGACCCGCTCCATCTCCGAGCGGTCGTCGACCGGACCGTCGACCCGACGACCGCCGCGAGCGGTGGGGGCGGCCTGTCGAGCGCGACCTTCGTCGTCGACGAGCCGCTCGACACGCACCTCCGACTGCCCGGCTCCACGAAGGGCTTCGTCTGGGTCAACGGGGCGCTCCTCGGCCGCTACTGGAACATCGGCCCGCAGCAGACGCTCTACGTGCCGGGGCCCCTCCTGCGGTCGGGCACGAACCGTATCGTCGTCCTCGAGCTCCACGAGGCCGGATCGACCGTCGAGTTCGTCGACCGTCCGGAACTCGGACCGACCGAGGAGTACGTCGAGGAGTTCTGA
- a CDS encoding LacI family DNA-binding transcriptional regulator produces the protein MTSPGGPTALDAPTPTANGGGRSRREKRTRMPTMADVAAIAGVSPQTVSRVLRGLDNVTEVTRLQVEAAVQQTGYRRTGLARALVTGRSRTIGVLTHETDYYARSSMMLGIQRATHQHDYFVSAAGTTSLSAASITDAIDRLRNQGVDGLVIAVPIWDEVSLLRVTADLPTVVIDGLESFADEIVRVDQEAAGRMATEHLLDLGHETVWHLSGPTAWKDAGGRTTGWQAALRDRGIDEPPVLYGDWSPESGYRNGLLLGRMPDVTAIFVSSDEMAFGVLRALDELGRSVPGDVSVIGMDDIALARYASPPLTTIRQPFSEMGRVAVEHLLTLIEEPAAERETVVMLPELIVRESTAAPTTRA, from the coding sequence ATGACGTCACCCGGGGGACCGACCGCGCTCGACGCGCCCACACCGACGGCGAACGGCGGGGGCCGATCGCGTCGCGAGAAGCGGACGCGGATGCCCACGATGGCCGATGTCGCCGCGATAGCCGGCGTCTCCCCGCAGACCGTCTCCCGCGTGCTCCGCGGCCTCGACAACGTGACCGAGGTCACCCGCCTCCAGGTCGAGGCGGCCGTCCAGCAGACGGGCTACCGGCGCACCGGGCTCGCTCGCGCGCTCGTCACCGGCCGCAGCCGCACCATCGGGGTCCTCACCCACGAGACCGACTACTACGCCCGCTCCTCCATGATGCTCGGCATCCAGCGGGCGACGCACCAGCACGACTACTTCGTGAGCGCCGCCGGCACGACGTCGCTGTCCGCCGCGTCCATCACCGACGCCATCGACCGGCTCCGCAACCAGGGTGTCGACGGCCTCGTCATCGCCGTCCCGATCTGGGACGAGGTCTCCCTGCTCCGGGTCACGGCCGACCTGCCGACCGTGGTGATCGACGGCCTCGAGTCCTTCGCCGACGAGATCGTGCGGGTGGACCAGGAGGCCGCTGGCCGCATGGCGACGGAGCACCTGCTCGACCTCGGACACGAGACCGTCTGGCACCTGAGCGGGCCGACGGCCTGGAAGGACGCGGGAGGCCGGACGACCGGCTGGCAGGCGGCGTTGCGCGACCGTGGCATCGACGAACCGCCTGTGCTCTACGGGGACTGGAGCCCGGAGTCCGGCTATCGCAACGGTCTGCTGCTCGGGCGAATGCCCGACGTGACGGCGATCTTCGTCTCGAGTGACGAGATGGCGTTCGGCGTCCTGCGTGCCCTGGACGAACTCGGTCGGAGTGTACCCGGCGACGTCTCGGTGATCGGCATGGACGACATCGCGCTGGCGCGATACGCCTCACCGCCGCTGACGACCATCCGGCAACCATTCAGCGAGATGGGTCGTGTGGCGGTCGAGCATCTGCTCACGCTCATCGAGGAGCCGGCCGCGGAGCGGGAGACGGTGGTCATGCTGCCCGAGCTGATCGTGCGCGAGAGCACCGCGGCACCGACGACACGCGCGTAG
- a CDS encoding aldo/keto reductase: protein MSEAPPATEPTTTALPSTTIGAGDTAAEVGAIGYGAMSIAGTYGAIADAEVTTILDATLASGVNLIDTANVYGEGRSEELLGQYLTGRRDDVFLASKVGIVTGGGIGKRGIRGDRAHLHEQIDGTLTRLGTDHLDLYYQHRVDPNVPIEETVGALAELVTAGKVLRIGLSEATGDELRRAHAVHPIAAIQSEWSIVSRDIETYVVPTAAELGVTVVAFSPLSRGLFTEDFTAETVPLGGTRASFPRFQPEHLAANLELAARFRSLARRIGTTAEALALAWVHDRGQQLGARVVSIPGTRSVAHLHANLEAFRVELTDEIRSEIDTYADQVSGPRAADPNWVSGGREGLI from the coding sequence ATGAGCGAAGCACCCCCGGCCACGGAGCCGACCACGACCGCACTGCCCTCGACCACGATCGGCGCGGGCGACACCGCCGCGGAGGTCGGCGCCATCGGGTACGGTGCGATGTCCATCGCCGGTACCTACGGGGCGATCGCCGACGCCGAGGTCACCACCATCCTCGACGCCACCCTGGCGAGCGGCGTGAACCTCATCGACACCGCGAACGTCTACGGCGAGGGCCGGAGCGAGGAGCTCCTCGGCCAGTACCTGACCGGGCGCCGTGACGACGTCTTCCTCGCGTCCAAGGTCGGCATCGTCACCGGTGGCGGCATCGGCAAGCGAGGGATCCGCGGCGACCGTGCTCACCTCCACGAGCAGATCGACGGGACGCTCACCCGCCTCGGCACGGACCACCTCGACCTCTACTACCAGCACCGCGTCGACCCGAACGTACCGATCGAGGAGACGGTGGGGGCGCTCGCCGAGCTCGTGACCGCCGGTAAGGTCCTCCGCATCGGTCTGTCCGAAGCGACGGGCGACGAACTCCGCCGCGCGCACGCCGTGCACCCGATCGCCGCGATCCAGTCGGAATGGAGCATCGTCAGCCGTGACATCGAGACCTACGTGGTCCCGACGGCGGCGGAGCTCGGCGTGACGGTCGTCGCGTTCTCGCCGCTGTCGCGCGGACTCTTCACCGAGGACTTCACAGCCGAGACGGTGCCGCTCGGTGGGACGCGAGCGAGCTTCCCGCGCTTCCAGCCCGAGCACCTCGCGGCGAACCTCGAACTCGCGGCACGCTTCCGGAGCCTCGCCCGCCGCATCGGGACGACCGCGGAGGCGCTCGCGCTCGCCTGGGTGCACGACCGCGGGCAGCAGCTCGGCGCACGGGTCGTCTCGATCCCCGGCACCAGGAGTGTCGCGCACCTGCACGCGAACCTCGAGGCGTTCCGGGTGGAGCTGACGGACGAGATCCGGTCCGAGATCGACACCTACGCCGACCAGGTGAGCGGTCCACGGGCCGCCGACCCGAACTGGGTGTCGGGCGGCCGCGAGGGGCTCATCTGA
- a CDS encoding GntR family transcriptional regulator, with amino-acid sequence MLFRVDPTSTVSLAEQIAVQVRSGIATGALAPGERLPPARDLARALQINMHTVLRAYGELRDDGLIGMRQGRGAWVNEDAAPGLVRVNELVAQLVTEARKFGITPNDLSRMIERT; translated from the coding sequence ATGTTGTTCCGCGTGGATCCCACCTCCACGGTCTCGCTCGCCGAGCAGATCGCGGTGCAGGTGCGCTCCGGCATCGCGACGGGCGCGCTGGCACCGGGGGAGCGCCTCCCGCCCGCCCGCGACCTCGCCCGCGCACTGCAGATCAACATGCACACGGTCCTCCGCGCCTACGGAGAGCTCCGCGACGACGGACTCATCGGGATGCGACAGGGCCGCGGCGCGTGGGTGAACGAGGATGCAGCACCGGGCCTCGTCCGGGTCAACGAACTCGTCGCCCAACTCGTCACCGAGGCGCGCAAGTTCGGGATCACCCCGAACGACCTCAGCCGGATGATCGAACGCACCTGA
- a CDS encoding DeoR/GlpR family DNA-binding transcription regulator encodes MRAPTAAELSRHAPSGKRSQRMRDILALLAVDDVVVSIDELTERLQVSAPTIRRDLADLDDLGLVLRTHGGARAIEARDEVPVRFRDTQFREAKRRIAMRVAEMIPAGPYAIALSGGTTTAAVAKELSNRSELTIVTNSLTTATEIASRPNLQVIMTGGLVRSTSFEAVGALAENTFSAINVGTAILGTDGISAQGGATTHDEREARTNLAMVRHAQRVIVVADGSKVGRVTLARMAELGQIHDLVTDSSADPDELERLAAADIAVHVVAL; translated from the coding sequence ATGCGAGCACCCACGGCGGCCGAACTGTCTCGACACGCGCCGTCGGGCAAGCGCAGCCAGCGGATGCGCGACATCCTCGCACTGCTCGCCGTCGACGACGTCGTGGTCTCGATCGACGAGCTCACCGAGCGGCTCCAGGTCTCGGCGCCGACGATCCGGCGCGACCTGGCCGACCTCGACGACCTCGGACTCGTCCTCCGCACCCACGGTGGCGCTCGCGCGATCGAGGCACGCGACGAGGTGCCGGTCCGGTTCCGTGACACGCAGTTCCGTGAGGCGAAGCGGCGGATCGCGATGCGGGTGGCGGAGATGATCCCCGCGGGGCCGTACGCCATCGCTCTGAGCGGTGGCACGACGACCGCGGCGGTCGCGAAGGAGCTGTCGAACCGGTCGGAGCTGACGATCGTGACGAACTCGCTCACGACGGCGACCGAGATCGCCTCCCGGCCGAACCTGCAGGTGATCATGACCGGCGGGCTGGTGCGGTCGACGTCGTTCGAGGCGGTGGGGGCGCTCGCCGAGAACACCTTCAGTGCGATCAACGTGGGTACCGCGATCCTCGGGACCGACGGCATCAGTGCGCAGGGTGGTGCGACGACGCACGACGAGCGTGAGGCTCGGACGAACCTGGCGATGGTGCGGCACGCGCAGCGGGTCATCGTGGTCGCCGACGGCTCGAAGGTCGGGCGGGTCACACTCGCGCGCATGGCCGAGTTGGGGCAGATCCACGACCTCGTGACCGACTCCTCCGCCGACCCAGACGAGCTCGAGCGCCTCGCGGCCGCGGACATCGCGGTCCACGTCGTCGCCCTCTGA
- a CDS encoding alpha-glucosidase/alpha-galactosidase: MTRVTFIGAGSVVFTRQLIADLLRYRDLAGLEIVLHDIDPDRLAVAEGTARHVDERLDGRATITAESDRRRALAGADFVINMVQVGGIRATVSDLEIPAARGLLQTIGDTTGVGGVFRALRTFPLLSALTADMREICPDAHLLNYTNPMAMNIWWASVVAPDISAIGLCHSVFWTVNDLCELVGVPIEGTSYRAAGVNHQSWLLEWTHEGRDLYPALRDRIREDPELSRRVRVEMFRRIGYYPTETSEHSSEYLSWFLRSPEQVERFRLRPLEYLGISEENVAEFEATKAALAAGTPLTLEDEASEYAPQLIHSLVTDTPRLIHGNVVNRGLIDNLPQGAVVEVPVQVDGNGIAPQPMGALPVQCAALNRPYVSVAELTIEAARTGDPTLIRQAVLMDPNASSTLTPEQIWELCNDLVAAHGELLPEPLREIIPADRI, from the coding sequence ATGACACGAGTGACTTTCATCGGGGCGGGCAGCGTCGTCTTCACCCGCCAACTCATCGCCGACCTCCTCCGCTACCGCGACCTCGCCGGCCTCGAGATCGTCCTGCACGACATCGACCCCGACCGCCTCGCCGTGGCCGAGGGCACCGCCCGCCACGTCGACGAACGCCTCGACGGCCGAGCGACGATCACGGCGGAGTCCGACCGTCGTCGCGCCCTCGCCGGCGCGGACTTCGTGATCAACATGGTCCAGGTCGGCGGCATCCGCGCGACCGTCTCCGACCTCGAGATCCCGGCAGCGCGCGGTCTCCTGCAGACCATCGGCGACACCACCGGCGTCGGCGGCGTCTTCCGCGCCCTCCGCACCTTCCCGCTGCTCTCGGCCCTCACCGCCGACATGCGGGAGATCTGCCCCGACGCCCACCTGCTGAACTACACCAACCCGATGGCGATGAACATCTGGTGGGCGTCGGTCGTCGCGCCCGACATCAGCGCGATCGGCCTCTGTCACAGCGTCTTCTGGACGGTCAACGACCTCTGCGAGCTCGTCGGCGTGCCGATCGAGGGCACGAGCTACCGCGCCGCCGGCGTCAACCACCAGTCGTGGCTGCTCGAGTGGACCCACGAGGGACGCGACCTCTACCCGGCCCTGCGCGACCGCATCCGTGAGGACCCGGAGCTCAGCCGCCGCGTGCGCGTCGAGATGTTCCGCCGCATCGGTTACTACCCCACCGAGACGAGCGAGCACTCGTCCGAGTACCTGTCGTGGTTCCTCCGCTCCCCCGAGCAGGTCGAGCGCTTCCGCCTGCGGCCGCTCGAGTACCTCGGCATCAGCGAGGAGAACGTCGCGGAGTTCGAGGCGACGAAGGCCGCTCTCGCGGCCGGGACCCCGTTGACGCTCGAGGACGAGGCGAGCGAGTACGCCCCGCAGCTCATCCACTCGCTCGTGACCGACACCCCGCGACTCATCCACGGCAACGTCGTCAACCGCGGCCTCATCGACAACCTGCCACAGGGCGCCGTCGTCGAGGTCCCCGTCCAGGTCGACGGGAACGGCATCGCCCCGCAGCCCATGGGCGCCCTGCCCGTGCAGTGCGCCGCGCTCAACCGCCCCTACGTCTCGGTCGCCGAACTGACGATCGAGGCCGCTCGCACCGGCGACCCGACCCTCATCCGGCAGGCGGTCCTCATGGACCCGAACGCCTCGTCCACCCTCACGCCCGAGCAGATCTGGGAGCTGTGCAACGACCTCGTCGCCGCGCACGGCGAGCTGCTGCCGGAGCCGCTGCGGGAGATCATCCCCGCCGACCGCATCTGA
- a CDS encoding ABC transporter substrate-binding protein, whose amino-acid sequence MFPPRSTIHASTSPHARRARRLITATAVLAVGALALSGCAGGSSGATTLDKDAKVKLTFWTGQADAAQQILTGLVDDFEKLHPNVTIDVSSGAPSTEDLLQKLSASFAGGNYPDVSYAFGSWASRLEASGRTLDITDQVAEPDVKWDEFSEAARKTVQPTGEKTIGFPAVVDNISLLYNTTVFDAAGVDYPTADWTWDDFREASKQLTDPSTNTYGYAYSVSGSEETTWQFWPHLWQNGGSIISGDAKTAEFASDAGVDALTFLRDMAVDDKSVYLDQTDTKFGDLFASDRIGMITSGPWQLSTLQTKGTKYGVTVLPGTDGDHQTVSGPDVWALFDHKDKNREYWAYEFTKWLTDSEQDLKWNVAYGNLPLRSSEIDTPEFQAQVAQLPGLDVMAENGVNAKQARPTVPGYVGLSEAIGKAISSVLQGQGDPKQALEDAAKAADDALAED is encoded by the coding sequence ATGTTCCCACCCCGTTCCACGATCCACGCTTCCACCTCACCGCACGCCCGCCGCGCACGTCGCCTCATCACCGCGACCGCCGTCCTCGCCGTCGGAGCGCTCGCGCTCTCCGGATGCGCTGGCGGATCGTCCGGTGCCACGACGCTCGACAAGGACGCGAAGGTGAAGCTCACCTTCTGGACCGGGCAGGCCGACGCGGCCCAGCAGATCCTCACCGGTCTCGTCGACGACTTCGAGAAGCTGCACCCCAACGTGACCATCGACGTGTCCTCGGGCGCGCCGTCCACGGAGGACCTCCTGCAAAAGCTCTCCGCGAGCTTCGCGGGCGGCAACTACCCCGACGTCTCGTACGCCTTCGGTTCCTGGGCGAGCCGACTCGAGGCGTCCGGCCGCACCCTCGACATCACCGACCAGGTGGCGGAGCCAGACGTGAAGTGGGACGAGTTCTCCGAGGCGGCCCGGAAGACGGTGCAGCCGACCGGCGAGAAGACGATCGGCTTCCCCGCCGTGGTCGACAACATCTCGCTCCTGTACAACACGACCGTGTTCGACGCGGCCGGCGTCGACTACCCCACGGCCGACTGGACCTGGGACGACTTCCGCGAGGCGTCGAAGCAGCTCACCGACCCGTCGACGAACACCTACGGCTACGCGTACTCGGTGTCGGGCAGCGAGGAGACGACCTGGCAGTTCTGGCCGCACCTGTGGCAGAACGGCGGGTCGATCATCTCCGGCGACGCCAAGACGGCCGAGTTCGCCTCGGACGCGGGCGTCGACGCGCTGACCTTCCTCCGCGACATGGCGGTCGACGACAAGAGCGTCTACCTCGACCAGACCGACACGAAGTTCGGCGACCTGTTCGCCAGCGACCGCATCGGCATGATCACCTCCGGTCCGTGGCAGCTGTCGACCCTGCAGACGAAGGGCACCAAGTACGGCGTCACCGTCCTCCCCGGCACCGACGGCGACCACCAGACCGTCTCCGGGCCGGACGTCTGGGCGCTGTTCGACCACAAGGACAAGAACCGCGAGTACTGGGCGTACGAGTTCACGAAGTGGCTGACCGACTCGGAGCAGGACCTCAAGTGGAACGTCGCCTACGGCAACCTCCCGCTGCGGTCGAGCGAGATCGACACCCCCGAGTTCCAGGCGCAGGTGGCTCAGCTGCCCGGCCTCGACGTGATGGCCGAGAACGGCGTGAACGCGAAGCAGGCCCGCCCGACCGTGCCCGGCTACGTCGGCCTGTCGGAGGCCATCGGCAAGGCGATCTCCTCGGTGCTGCAGGGCCAGGGCGACCCGAAGCAAGCACTCGAGGATGCCGCGAAGGCCGCCGACGACGCCCTGGCGGAGGACTGA
- a CDS encoding carbohydrate ABC transporter permease, with product MSTVTGRDTTPRTEPERPERLPAPSRRGKNRLRDNLTGWGFVAPAMLIVLGLSIFPAIWAFFLSLQKWDGFSEPEQVGLENYASMIGNDELQAAVVHTVVYTLLFVPASLGLGLFLAVALNRRIRFIGVYRTAIFVPFVASAAATGILTTYLFNPQFGLLNTVFRFLGLPAQGWLEDQGQAMVVITIMSLWGQAAFTTVIYLAALQDIPSELLEAARIDGANAWQSFWRITFPQLGPVTVFVAIWQFIQAIQLFDLVYTTTRGGPLGATQTIVFYLWDAAFKQLQFGYGSAVAYGLFVVTLIATIGVVLYSRRSNVEAF from the coding sequence ATGTCCACGGTCACAGGACGCGACACGACCCCCAGGACGGAGCCGGAGCGACCCGAACGTCTCCCGGCTCCGTCTCGGCGCGGCAAGAACCGACTTCGCGACAACCTCACCGGGTGGGGCTTCGTCGCCCCGGCGATGCTCATCGTGCTGGGCCTGTCGATCTTCCCCGCGATCTGGGCGTTCTTCCTGTCACTCCAGAAGTGGGACGGGTTCAGCGAGCCGGAGCAGGTCGGACTGGAGAACTACGCCAGCATGATCGGCAACGACGAGCTGCAGGCGGCCGTCGTCCACACGGTCGTCTACACGCTCCTGTTCGTCCCGGCGTCGCTCGGACTCGGACTCTTCCTCGCCGTGGCCCTCAACCGCCGGATCCGCTTCATCGGCGTCTACCGCACGGCGATCTTCGTCCCCTTCGTCGCCTCCGCGGCCGCGACCGGCATCCTCACGACCTACCTCTTCAACCCGCAGTTCGGGCTCCTCAACACCGTGTTCCGGTTCCTCGGACTCCCGGCGCAGGGCTGGCTCGAGGACCAGGGGCAGGCGATGGTCGTCATCACGATCATGTCGCTCTGGGGGCAGGCGGCGTTCACGACCGTCATCTACCTGGCGGCCCTGCAGGACATCCCCTCCGAGCTGCTCGAGGCGGCGCGGATCGACGGCGCGAACGCCTGGCAGTCGTTCTGGCGCATCACCTTCCCGCAGCTCGGGCCGGTCACCGTGTTCGTCGCCATCTGGCAGTTCATCCAGGCGATCCAGCTGTTCGACCTCGTGTACACCACCACCAGGGGCGGCCCGCTCGGCGCCACCCAGACGATCGTGTTCTACCTCTGGGACGCGGCGTTCAAGCAGTTGCAGTTCGGGTACGGTTCCGCGGTCGCCTACGGGCTCTTCGTGGTGACGCTCATCGCCACGATCGGTGTCGTCCTGTACTCCCGCCGCTCCAACGTGGAGGCATTCTGA
- a CDS encoding carbohydrate ABC transporter permease: MTVLTTPPRGDAATGKPSVTAPPAERRTRRRFSPWHLVLAPIAIIFAIPFVQMFITSVTPESEINTYPPRILPSHITFDGFAKLFSESNILLWLGNTVIVSTVAVLSHLVLCSLAGYGFARLKFRGKTMGFLMIVATIMIPTQLLMIPTYILFSRIGLIDSLGAAIVPWLASAFGIFLMRQFFLSLPAELEEAALIDGCTRLQVFFRVILPLAKPALATLAIFTLLGSWNDLVWPLIAINNDQAFTLQLGITNFQGARRTDWALLMAGNVVATLPLIVFFLFAQKQFVATMTFSGLKG; this comes from the coding sequence ATGACCGTCCTGACCACCCCACCACGCGGTGACGCCGCCACCGGCAAGCCGTCCGTGACCGCCCCGCCCGCTGAACGACGCACCCGTCGCCGCTTCAGCCCCTGGCACCTCGTGCTCGCGCCGATCGCGATCATCTTCGCGATCCCGTTCGTGCAGATGTTCATCACCTCGGTGACGCCGGAGTCGGAGATCAACACCTATCCGCCCCGCATCCTCCCCTCGCACATCACCTTCGACGGGTTCGCGAAGCTCTTCTCCGAGTCGAACATCCTGCTCTGGCTGGGCAACACGGTCATCGTGTCGACGGTCGCGGTCCTGTCCCACCTCGTGCTCTGCTCGCTCGCCGGCTACGGGTTCGCGCGCCTGAAGTTCCGCGGCAAGACGATGGGCTTCCTCATGATCGTCGCGACGATCATGATCCCGACGCAGCTGCTCATGATCCCGACCTACATCCTGTTCTCCCGGATCGGGCTCATCGACAGCCTTGGGGCGGCGATCGTGCCGTGGCTGGCGTCGGCGTTCGGCATCTTCCTCATGCGGCAGTTCTTCCTGTCGCTGCCGGCGGAGCTCGAGGAGGCCGCGCTCATCGACGGCTGCACCCGCCTGCAGGTGTTCTTCCGGGTGATCCTGCCGCTCGCGAAGCCCGCGCTGGCGACGCTCGCGATCTTCACCCTGCTGGGTTCGTGGAACGACCTCGTCTGGCCGCTCATCGCGATCAACAACGACCAGGCCTTCACGCTGCAGCTCGGCATCACGAACTTCCAGGGCGCGCGCCGCACCGACTGGGCGCTCCTCATGGCCGGCAACGTCGTCGCCACGCTCCCGCTGATCGTGTTCTTCCTCTTCGCCCAGAAGCAGTTCGTGGCGACCATGACCTTCTCAGGCCTCAAGGGGTAG